A genomic segment from Legionella quinlivanii encodes:
- the ribH gene encoding 6,7-dimethyl-8-ribityllumazine synthase, with protein sequence MQYSKPAEDLKPVKSFPVAIITSQFNSDITAALKEGAVDQLRKRGIEDKDILLFDVPGAIEIPLVAQRIASKKMAKAIITLGSVIRGDTSHYDLVCDVVSDGCMRVCLDHSIPVLFGVLTTENNEQAWDRLGGKYGHKGREVADCAVAMHELLTNLG encoded by the coding sequence ATGCAATATTCAAAGCCGGCTGAAGATCTCAAGCCTGTGAAATCGTTTCCTGTTGCAATAATTACAAGTCAATTTAATTCTGATATTACAGCGGCATTAAAGGAAGGTGCTGTGGATCAACTGCGCAAGAGGGGGATTGAAGATAAGGATATACTGCTCTTTGACGTTCCTGGTGCTATTGAAATCCCGCTGGTTGCGCAACGTATCGCCAGTAAGAAAATGGCAAAAGCAATCATTACTTTAGGCTCGGTGATTCGCGGTGATACCAGTCACTATGATTTGGTCTGTGATGTGGTTAGTGATGGCTGTATGAGAGTCTGTCTGGATCACAGTATTCCAGTTCTTTTTGGGGTGCTGACCACTGAAAACAACGAGCAGGCATGGGATCGTCTGGGAGGCAAGTATGGCCATAAAGGCAGAGAGGTAGCTGATTGTGCCGTGGCAATGCATGAGCTGTTAACCAATCTGGGTTAA
- the fni gene encoding type 2 isopentenyl-diphosphate Delta-isomerase — protein sequence MANEFEQFEKRKQDHIKLALMPENQTDNLSSFDNLHFEHEALPDLDFDEISIESNRFGVKVKSPFLISSMTAGHLHAASINRNLIEACAQSGWAMGVGSQRRELTDPKAAFEWRSLRQDYPHVSLFSNIGIAQLIISSVTDIQRITESLQADALIVHCNPLQECIQPEGDTTYKGCWNALENIVKKLGLPIIVKETGCGFSASTVRRLKDIGIAALDVSGLGGTHWGRIEGHRAIHDPVRYQAGITFKDWGVDTVASVKTAVELQPVFEVWGSGGVLNGLNAAKLFALGASTVGYAKPMLEVALESVEQVMLRMSTIEYELKVAMFCTGSRVLSDLKGKLCA from the coding sequence ATGGCTAATGAGTTTGAGCAGTTTGAAAAACGAAAACAAGATCATATTAAACTGGCATTGATGCCTGAAAATCAAACCGATAATCTAAGCAGCTTTGATAATTTACATTTTGAACATGAGGCTTTACCTGATTTGGATTTTGATGAAATTTCAATTGAAAGTAACCGCTTTGGGGTTAAGGTAAAATCTCCTTTTTTAATTAGTTCAATGACAGCTGGTCACCTCCATGCAGCCTCAATTAATCGAAACCTGATTGAAGCCTGTGCGCAAAGCGGGTGGGCCATGGGTGTTGGATCTCAACGGCGCGAATTAACCGATCCGAAAGCTGCTTTTGAGTGGCGCTCTTTACGCCAGGATTATCCTCATGTCAGCCTGTTTAGCAATATTGGCATTGCCCAATTAATCATTTCTTCAGTGACTGACATTCAACGTATTACAGAGTCACTTCAGGCCGATGCGTTAATTGTCCACTGTAATCCCCTGCAAGAGTGTATACAGCCGGAAGGAGATACTACCTATAAGGGGTGTTGGAACGCATTGGAAAATATTGTTAAAAAACTTGGATTACCGATCATCGTGAAGGAAACTGGCTGTGGATTCTCAGCTTCCACAGTGAGAAGACTGAAAGATATTGGTATTGCTGCCCTTGATGTAAGTGGATTGGGTGGGACCCATTGGGGACGTATTGAAGGACATCGGGCTATTCATGATCCTGTACGTTATCAGGCCGGTATTACATTTAAGGATTGGGGCGTGGATACAGTGGCGTCGGTGAAAACCGCTGTTGAATTACAACCTGTTTTTGAAGTTTGGGGATCCGGTGGTGTTCTGAATGGCTTAAATGCCGCAAAATTATTCGCATTGGGTGCAAGCACCGTAGGTTATGCCAAGCCAATGCTTGAAGTGGCATTAGAATCGGTTGAGCAAGTCATGTTGCGCATGTCCACCATTGAATACGAATTAAAAGTAGCCATGTTTTGCACTGGGAGCCGCGTACTCAGTGACTTAAAGGGGAAACTATGTGCCTAG
- the ribH gene encoding 6,7-dimethyl-8-ribityllumazine synthase — MIHYKNTEEEGIVESFPVGIVFSLFNPSVSKPLLEGALEHLRARGFKEEHITVVETPGALDIPYFARMLAAQNRFEALIVLGSIIHGETYHYTWVGPQVCKDCQDISRDFNIPVIFGILTTEHASQAMEALGGRYGHKGVNCVDYAIDITNVRRQLAAS; from the coding sequence ATGATACATTATAAAAACACTGAAGAAGAAGGTATCGTTGAATCTTTTCCGGTTGGAATCGTATTCAGCCTGTTTAATCCGTCAGTATCAAAGCCCCTTTTAGAAGGGGCTCTTGAACACTTGCGGGCAAGAGGATTCAAAGAAGAGCACATAACGGTTGTAGAAACGCCCGGAGCGCTTGATATTCCCTATTTTGCGCGTATGTTGGCAGCTCAGAATCGCTTTGAGGCACTCATTGTGCTTGGCTCAATTATTCATGGTGAAACCTACCACTATACCTGGGTTGGCCCACAGGTTTGTAAAGATTGCCAGGATATATCAAGAGATTTTAATATTCCTGTTATATTCGGGATTCTAACGACCGAGCATGCCTCGCAAGCGATGGAAGCTCTTGGTGGACGCTACGGACATAAAGGGGTGAATTGTGTAGATTATGCGATTGACATAACCAATGTGCGACGGCAGCTCGCTGCAAGTTAA